In Oreochromis aureus strain Israel breed Guangdong linkage group 20, ZZ_aureus, whole genome shotgun sequence, the following are encoded in one genomic region:
- the LOC116318982 gene encoding transcription factor HES-2-like isoform X2, with protein sequence MSPNMTCEAPQSFSPKLSLAKRKEALELRKTMKPLMEKRRRAGINESLNRLKSLIVPLTGRDSRYSKLEKADILEMTVRFLGDIPPANTKSSVENYGEGYNACLKRVSALLPQTNLDSDAHQRINDFVQQSISATVTPTCLNCCAQSSMTLPQIHQRLLSIKSSFSSRVGSQQRSSAVVPNQAQSDPQTASAAVWRFW encoded by the exons ATGTCTCCGAACATGACATGCGAAGCTCCCCAATCTTTTTCCCCAAAGCTATCTCTTGCCAAAAGAAAAGAGGCTCTTGAACTGAGAAAG ACTATGAAACCACTAATGGAAAAAAGAAGACGCGCCGGTATTAACGAAAGTCTGAACCGCTTAAAAAGCCTAATCGTCCCCCTCACAGGCAGAGAT TCTCGTTACTCCAAGCTTGAGAAAGCAGACATCCTGGAAATGACCGTTCGGTTCCTTGGTGACATTCCACCTGCTAACACTAAAA GTTCCGTAGAGAATTACGGGGAAGGTTATAATGCGTGCCTCAAACGCGTATCTGCTCTGCTTCCCCAAACCAACTTGGATTCAGACGCACACCAGCGCATCAACGACTTTGTCCAGCAGTCCATATCCGCCACCGTCACCCCAACTTGCCTGAACTGCTGCGCCCAGAGCTCGATGACTTTGCCTCAGATCCATCAGAGACTCCTGAGCATCAAATCCAGCTTCAGCTCCAGGGTGGGGAGCCAGCAACGCAGCAgcgcagtggtccccaaccaaGCGCAGTCAGACCCGCAGACTGCCAGCGCTGCAGTGTGGAGATTTTGGTAG
- the LOC116318982 gene encoding transcription factor HES-2-like isoform X1, with amino-acid sequence MSPNMTCEAPQSFSPKLSLAKRKEALELRKTMKPLMEKRRRAGINESLNRLKSLIVPLTGRDQSRYSKLEKADILEMTVRFLGDIPPANTKSSVENYGEGYNACLKRVSALLPQTNLDSDAHQRINDFVQQSISATVTPTCLNCCAQSSMTLPQIHQRLLSIKSSFSSRVGSQQRSSAVVPNQAQSDPQTASAAVWRFW; translated from the exons ATGTCTCCGAACATGACATGCGAAGCTCCCCAATCTTTTTCCCCAAAGCTATCTCTTGCCAAAAGAAAAGAGGCTCTTGAACTGAGAAAG ACTATGAAACCACTAATGGAAAAAAGAAGACGCGCCGGTATTAACGAAAGTCTGAACCGCTTAAAAAGCCTAATCGTCCCCCTCACAGGCAGAGAT CAGTCTCGTTACTCCAAGCTTGAGAAAGCAGACATCCTGGAAATGACCGTTCGGTTCCTTGGTGACATTCCACCTGCTAACACTAAAA GTTCCGTAGAGAATTACGGGGAAGGTTATAATGCGTGCCTCAAACGCGTATCTGCTCTGCTTCCCCAAACCAACTTGGATTCAGACGCACACCAGCGCATCAACGACTTTGTCCAGCAGTCCATATCCGCCACCGTCACCCCAACTTGCCTGAACTGCTGCGCCCAGAGCTCGATGACTTTGCCTCAGATCCATCAGAGACTCCTGAGCATCAAATCCAGCTTCAGCTCCAGGGTGGGGAGCCAGCAACGCAGCAgcgcagtggtccccaaccaaGCGCAGTCAGACCCGCAGACTGCCAGCGCTGCAGTGTGGAGATTTTGGTAG
- the LOC116318979 gene encoding transcription factor HES-2: protein MSPSFTTEASQPLPARSTVAQRKQANELRKTLKPLLEKRRRARINDSLNHLKSLILPLVGKDNARYSKLEKADILEMTVRFLRDLPSTPVKDSADSYREGYKACLQRVSALLPKSLDQDACQRVHDFVQQSMSATVTPTCLNCCAQSSRTLPQIQEKIMSLKSSFTSRLETQHRSSSAVAPSRAQADPQAVSAAMWRPW, encoded by the exons ATGAGTCCCAGCTTTACTACTGAGGCCAGCCAGCCTCTCCCTGCAAGGTCCACCGTGGCCCAGAGAAAACAAGCCAACGAACTTAGAAAG ACTCTTAAACCCCTGCTGGAGAAGAGAAGACGGGCTCGCATCAATGACAGTCTTAATCATTTGAAGAGCCTGATATTGCCCCTTGTTGGCAAAGACAACGCACGCTACTCCAAGCTGGAAAAAGCGGACATTCTGGAAATGACAGTCCGCTTCCTCAGAGATCTTCCTTCCACCCCAGTCAAAG ACTCCGCAGACAGTTACAGAGAAGGTTACAAAGCTTGCCTCCAGCGCGTTTCCGCGCTGCTTCCCAAAAGCCTGGACCAGGACGCGTGCCAACGGGTGCACGACTTCGTCCAGCAGTCCATGTCCGCCACCGTCACTCCAACCTGCCTGAACTGCTGTGCCCAGAGCTCCAGGACTTTACCTCAGATCCAAGAGAAAATTATGAGCCTCAAATCCAGCTTCACCTCCAGGCTGGAGACTCAGCACCGCAGCAGCAGCGCAGTGGCTCCAAGCAGAGCGCAGGCAGACCCGCAGGCTGTCAGCGCTGCTATGTGGAGACCTTGgtag